A single region of the Rhizobium sp. ARZ01 genome encodes:
- a CDS encoding glucokinase: MAKSNDSEIALPFPILIGDIGGTNARFALLIDAFAAPREFPVIQTAQFDNIDDALQRCILDTTSIQPRSAILALAGPIQGDEVPLTNCDWIVRPRDMIANLGFEDVLLVNDFEAQALAVASLSDNDREQIGGGKESFAASRAVLGPGTGLGVAGLVHAQRTWIPVPGEGGHVDMGPRTERDYQIWPFLEAIEGRISAEQLLCGRGIMNIYHAVSAADGREASLETPAAVTSAALAGTDEMAAETVSLFSTYLGRVAGDMAMIFMARGGVYLAGGISQKILPALRGPEFRAAFEDKAPHNELLRSIPTFVVTHPMAALAGLAAFARMPDRFGVTTEGRHWQK, from the coding sequence ATGGCAAAGTCGAACGACAGCGAAATCGCGCTCCCCTTTCCGATCCTGATTGGTGACATCGGCGGCACCAATGCCCGTTTCGCGCTGCTGATCGACGCCTTTGCCGCACCAAGGGAATTTCCGGTCATCCAGACCGCTCAGTTCGACAATATAGACGATGCGCTGCAGCGCTGCATCCTGGACACAACCTCGATCCAGCCGCGTTCGGCGATCCTTGCGCTCGCGGGGCCGATCCAGGGCGACGAGGTTCCATTGACGAACTGTGACTGGATCGTTCGCCCTCGCGACATGATCGCCAATCTCGGGTTCGAGGACGTGCTGTTGGTGAACGATTTTGAGGCGCAGGCGCTCGCCGTTGCCTCGCTATCGGACAACGATCGCGAACAGATCGGCGGGGGGAAAGAGAGCTTTGCCGCCTCCCGCGCCGTCCTTGGCCCGGGAACGGGCCTTGGCGTCGCCGGACTCGTCCACGCCCAGCGCACATGGATTCCCGTTCCAGGGGAAGGCGGGCACGTCGACATGGGACCGCGCACCGAGCGTGACTACCAGATCTGGCCCTTCCTCGAAGCGATCGAAGGCCGAATTTCCGCCGAGCAGCTCCTGTGTGGCCGCGGCATCATGAACATCTATCACGCTGTCAGCGCGGCGGACGGACGGGAAGCATCGCTGGAAACGCCCGCCGCCGTCACCTCGGCGGCACTTGCCGGAACCGACGAGATGGCGGCCGAGACCGTGTCGCTCTTTTCCACATACCTTGGGCGCGTCGCCGGTGACATGGCGATGATCTTCATGGCCAGGGGCGGCGTCTATCTGGCGGGCGGTATCTCGCAGAAAATCCTGCCGGCACTGCGCGGGCCGGAGTTCCGCGCCGCCTTCGAAGACAAGGCGCCGCACAACGAATTGCTGCGCTCGATCCCAACTTTTGTCGTGACGCACCCGATGGCTGCGCTCGCCGGCCTTGCTGCGTTCGCACGCATGCCGGATCGCTTCGGCGTCACCACCGAAGGGCGGCATTGGCAGAAGTAG
- a CDS encoding ABC transporter permease: MAALPDTRSMPTSTPPKGLLSPTNRRRWENFKANRRGYWSLWIFLVLFGLSLCAEFIANDRPVVASYKGEILFPVLVNYPEEKFGGFLAETDYKSDFIRDEIEANGWMIWPPIRYSYRSTNSNIPHSAPTKPFWLMSKEERCSGYPMGQDDRGCILGNMNWLGTDDQARDVLARTIYGFRISVLFGLALTIASAIVGVSAGAVQGYFGGWTDLLMQRFIEIWSSMPVLYILLIIASILPPGFWILLSIMLLFSWVGFVGVVRAEFLRARNFEYVRAARALGVGNGTIMVRHLLPNAMVATLTFLPFILSGSITTLTSLDFLGFGMPPGSPSLGELIAQGKQNLQAPWLGLTAFAIMSLMLSLLIFVGEATRDAFDPRKTFR, translated from the coding sequence ATGGCCGCCCTTCCCGACACCCGTTCGATGCCGACCAGCACGCCGCCGAAGGGGCTGCTGTCGCCGACGAACCGCCGCCGCTGGGAGAACTTCAAGGCCAACCGCCGAGGGTATTGGTCACTCTGGATCTTCCTGGTGCTGTTCGGTCTCAGTCTCTGCGCCGAGTTCATCGCCAACGATCGTCCGGTCGTCGCCTCCTACAAGGGCGAAATCCTGTTTCCCGTGCTGGTGAACTACCCGGAAGAGAAATTCGGCGGCTTCCTTGCCGAGACGGACTACAAGTCGGATTTCATCCGCGACGAGATCGAGGCGAACGGCTGGATGATCTGGCCGCCGATCCGCTACTCGTATCGCAGCACCAATTCCAACATTCCCCATTCGGCGCCCACCAAACCCTTCTGGCTGATGAGCAAGGAGGAGCGCTGCTCCGGCTATCCGATGGGACAGGATGACCGGGGTTGCATCCTCGGCAACATGAACTGGCTCGGCACCGACGACCAGGCGCGCGATGTGCTGGCCCGCACGATCTATGGCTTCCGCATTTCCGTGCTCTTCGGCCTGGCGCTGACTATCGCCTCGGCCATCGTCGGTGTCAGCGCCGGTGCCGTGCAGGGGTATTTCGGCGGCTGGACCGATCTCTTGATGCAGCGCTTCATCGAGATCTGGTCGTCCATGCCGGTGCTCTACATTCTCTTGATCATCGCCTCGATCCTGCCGCCCGGCTTCTGGATCCTGCTGTCCATCATGCTGCTCTTTTCCTGGGTCGGCTTTGTCGGAGTCGTTCGCGCGGAATTCCTGCGGGCGAGGAATTTCGAGTATGTCAGGGCCGCCCGCGCGCTCGGCGTCGGCAACGGCACAATAATGGTGCGCCACCTCCTGCCCAACGCGATGGTCGCCACCCTCACCTTCCTGCCCTTCATCCTGTCGGGCTCCATCACGACGCTGACCTCGCTCGATTTCCTCGGCTTCGGCATGCCGCCGGGGTCGCCGTCGCTCGGCGAACTGATCGCCCAGGGCAAGCAGAACCTGCAGGCACCCTGGCTGGGGCTGACCGCCTTCGCCATCATGTCGCTGATGCTGTCGCTTTTGATCTTCGTCGGGGAAGCGACGCGCGACGCCTTCGACCCGAGGAAGACCTTCCGTTGA
- a CDS encoding microcin C ABC transporter permease YejB produces the protein MGAYILRRLLLMIPTIVGIMAISFIVVQFAPGGPVEQVISDLTSQSGGDRLSGSGDMLQDFSQDSSSGYRGARGLDPEFIAKLEKQFGFDKPPLERFLTMMGNYLRFDFGESFFRNTSVVDLIKEKMPVSISLGVWILILSYAISIPLGIRKAVSDGSTFDVWTSGVIVIGYAVPSFLFGILLIVVFAGGSFFDWFPLRGIVSDDFWQLRWWQKPLDYLWHMTLPIITLLLSAFATTTLLTKNSFIDEIKKQYVVTARAKGLTERQVLYGHVFRNAMLIIIAGFPGAFISAFFTGSLLIEYIFSLDGLGRLGYDAVVRRDYPIVFATLYIFSLMGLFVSLLSDLIYTWVDPRIDFERRDV, from the coding sequence ATGGGGGCCTACATTCTCCGCCGCCTGCTTTTGATGATTCCGACGATCGTCGGCATCATGGCGATCTCCTTCATCGTCGTGCAGTTTGCGCCGGGCGGACCGGTCGAGCAGGTGATATCCGATCTCACGAGCCAGAGTGGCGGCGATCGGCTGTCCGGCTCCGGCGACATGTTGCAGGATTTTTCGCAGGATTCATCCTCCGGCTATCGCGGCGCGCGCGGTCTCGACCCGGAGTTCATCGCCAAGCTGGAAAAGCAGTTCGGCTTCGACAAGCCGCCGCTCGAACGCTTCCTGACGATGATGGGCAACTATTTGCGCTTCGATTTCGGCGAAAGCTTCTTCCGCAACACCTCCGTCGTCGACCTCATCAAGGAGAAGATGCCCGTCTCGATCTCGCTGGGCGTCTGGATCCTGATCTTGTCCTACGCGATCTCGATCCCGCTCGGCATCAGGAAGGCGGTTTCCGACGGCTCTACCTTCGACGTGTGGACCTCGGGCGTCATCGTTATCGGCTACGCCGTGCCGAGCTTCCTGTTCGGCATTCTCCTGATCGTCGTCTTTGCCGGCGGCTCGTTCTTCGACTGGTTTCCGTTGCGCGGCATCGTCTCCGACGATTTCTGGCAGCTGCGGTGGTGGCAGAAGCCGCTCGACTATCTCTGGCATATGACGCTGCCGATCATCACGCTGCTGCTTTCGGCCTTTGCCACGACGACGCTTTTGACGAAGAATTCCTTCATCGACGAGATCAAGAAGCAGTACGTGGTGACCGCCCGCGCGAAGGGGCTGACGGAGCGACAGGTGCTCTACGGTCACGTGTTCCGCAACGCCATGCTGATCATCATCGCCGGCTTCCCCGGCGCCTTCATCTCGGCCTTCTTCACCGGCTCGCTTCTGATCGAGTACATCTTCTCGCTCGATGGCCTCGGCCGCCTCGGTTATGACGCCGTCGTCCGCCGTGATTATCCGATCGTTTTTGCGACCCTCTATATCTTCTCGCTGATGGGGCTGTTCGTCAGCCTGCTCTCCGACCTGATCTATACCTGGGTCGATCCGCGCATCGACTTCGAGCGGAGGGACGTCTGA
- a CDS encoding ABC transporter ATP-binding protein: MSDKSRTDRHLSAETITSVLKRVIAENGRDHIRGYLFAILCLIVVAGSTAFTAWIMEAVVNEAFANRRADLVAWICGAILLAFILRGFATYGQAVALSKIGNNIVARYQRRLYSHLMTLSVDFFTEARSARLAAQINQNINGVRDVLNMTVTSIARDFLTLVALIGVMISKDALLTGIVFLVAPPLLLGLRYISKRLKFATRESVLINSHVLGAMQETAQGITIVKAFTMEDQLRAKVEGIIDQAEKRSNRIARLSERTAPMTETFAGVAIASVLGYSAYQAIYGGVLPGAFFAFIAALLMAYDPARRLARLQVSLERAVVNARMIYEILDIEPHQRDRPGAKALQVDKAQIEFRGVSFSYANSKPILKGVSFVAEGGKTTALVGPSGAGKSTVISLIPRFYDPAEGQILIDGQDIAHVTKKSLRNNLAYVSQQPYLFEGTIRDNIRYGRADATEAEIEAAARHAYAHDFIMEQPQGYDTPVGENGITLSGGQRQRLSIARALVRNAPILLLDEATSALDTESEQAVQKALEHAMSGRTVVVIAHRLSTIVNADKIVVMQDGAVVEEGSHDVLAARPDGLYARLNNMQATGGYLQEVEKEAGE, translated from the coding sequence TTGAGCGACAAGAGCCGTACCGATCGTCACCTCAGTGCCGAAACGATCACGAGCGTCCTGAAGCGCGTCATCGCCGAAAACGGGCGCGACCACATTCGCGGCTACTTGTTTGCGATCCTCTGCCTCATCGTCGTTGCCGGCTCGACGGCGTTTACCGCCTGGATCATGGAGGCGGTCGTCAACGAGGCGTTCGCCAACAGGCGCGCCGACCTCGTCGCCTGGATCTGCGGCGCAATCCTGCTTGCCTTCATCCTGCGTGGCTTTGCCACCTACGGTCAGGCCGTGGCCCTTTCCAAGATCGGCAACAACATCGTCGCGCGCTATCAGCGCAGGCTCTATTCGCACCTGATGACCTTGAGCGTGGACTTTTTCACCGAAGCGCGTTCCGCGCGTCTTGCCGCGCAAATCAATCAGAACATCAACGGCGTCCGCGACGTCCTGAACATGACGGTGACATCGATCGCCCGGGACTTCCTCACCCTCGTGGCGCTGATCGGCGTGATGATCTCGAAGGACGCGCTTCTGACAGGGATCGTCTTCCTCGTCGCCCCACCGCTGCTGCTCGGTCTTCGCTACATCTCCAAGCGATTGAAATTCGCCACGCGTGAATCGGTCCTCATCAACAGCCATGTTCTCGGGGCCATGCAGGAAACGGCCCAAGGCATCACCATCGTGAAGGCGTTTACGATGGAGGACCAGTTGCGAGCCAAGGTCGAAGGTATCATCGACCAGGCGGAGAAGCGGTCCAACCGGATTGCCCGGCTTTCGGAACGCACGGCGCCGATGACCGAGACCTTCGCGGGCGTAGCGATCGCAAGCGTGCTTGGCTATTCCGCCTATCAGGCGATTTACGGCGGCGTCCTGCCCGGCGCCTTCTTCGCGTTCATCGCCGCACTTCTCATGGCCTACGATCCGGCTCGCCGCCTTGCCCGATTGCAGGTCTCGCTGGAGCGCGCCGTCGTCAACGCGCGGATGATCTATGAAATTCTCGATATCGAACCGCACCAGCGCGACCGACCGGGCGCCAAGGCCCTGCAAGTCGACAAGGCGCAGATCGAATTCCGGGGCGTCTCCTTCTCATACGCCAACAGCAAGCCCATCCTGAAGGGCGTCAGCTTTGTTGCGGAAGGCGGCAAGACGACGGCCCTTGTGGGGCCTTCCGGCGCCGGCAAATCGACCGTCATCAGCCTGATCCCGCGTTTCTACGACCCGGCGGAGGGCCAGATCCTGATCGACGGACAGGACATCGCCCATGTCACGAAAAAGTCGCTGCGCAACAACCTCGCCTACGTCTCCCAGCAACCGTACCTGTTCGAAGGCACGATCCGCGACAACATCCGCTACGGCCGCGCCGATGCCACCGAGGCCGAGATCGAAGCAGCGGCACGGCACGCCTACGCCCATGATTTCATCATGGAGCAGCCCCAGGGCTATGACACGCCGGTCGGCGAAAACGGCATAACCCTCTCGGGCGGCCAGCGCCAGCGGCTTTCGATCGCCCGCGCGCTGGTGCGCAACGCGCCGATCCTGCTTCTCGACGAGGCAACGTCCGCGCTGGACACTGAATCGGAACAGGCAGTCCAGAAGGCGCTGGAACATGCCATGAGCGGACGCACCGTCGTCGTTATCGCCCATCGCCTTTCGACCATCGTCAACGCGGACAAGATTGTCGTTATGCAGGACGGGGCCGTGGTCGAGGAAGGCTCGCACGACGTGCTTGCTGCACGCCCCGACGGTCTCTACGCTCGCCTCAACAACATGCAGGCGACAGGCGGCTATCTGCAGGAAGTCGAGAAGGAAGCAGGCGAATGA
- a CDS encoding ABC transporter ATP-binding protein has protein sequence MNDQYRDPILSVKDLSVAFHQGGKTSLAVDRVSFEIGRGEVVALVGESGSGKSVTANSILKLLPYPAASHPSGTVLFKGRDLMNAPDAELREVRGNDVTMIFQEPMTSLNPLHSIERQIGEILELHQGLKGQQARTRTLELLNQVGIREPEKRLDAYPHELSGGQRQRVMIAMALANRPELLIADEPTTALDVTVQAQILELLKNLKEEHGMSMLFITHDLGIVRKFADRVCVMTKGQIVESGPVEAIFTNPQHEYTRHLLASEPRGAPLPPNESKPVIMEADDIKVWFPIKAGFMRKVVDHVKAVDGIDLTLKAGHTLGVVGESGSGKTTLGLALTRLIASKGRIAFIGKDIASYTFKEMRPLRSRMQIVFQDPYGSLSPRMSVADIVAEGLEIHEPKLSADERDRRVAAALEETGLDPATRWRYPHEFSGGQRQRIAIARAMVLKPEFVMLDEPTSALDMSVQAQVVDLLRDLQARHNLAYLFISHDLKVVRALANDIIVMRAGKVVEKGPAARIIEAPEMPYTKALMAAAFDLAAVKSDVIRQ, from the coding sequence ATGAACGATCAATACAGAGATCCGATCCTGAGTGTGAAAGACCTTTCGGTCGCCTTCCACCAGGGCGGCAAGACGTCGCTTGCGGTCGATCGCGTCTCCTTCGAGATCGGTCGTGGTGAGGTGGTCGCGCTTGTTGGCGAGTCCGGCTCCGGAAAATCGGTGACGGCGAATTCGATCCTGAAGCTCCTGCCCTATCCGGCGGCGAGCCATCCCTCGGGAACGGTGCTCTTCAAGGGCCGCGACCTGATGAACGCGCCGGACGCCGAGCTGCGCGAAGTGCGCGGCAACGACGTCACGATGATCTTCCAGGAGCCGATGACTTCGCTCAATCCGCTCCACTCAATCGAGCGGCAGATCGGTGAAATCCTCGAGCTGCATCAGGGTTTGAAGGGTCAGCAGGCGCGGACGCGCACGCTCGAGCTCCTCAACCAGGTCGGCATCCGCGAGCCTGAGAAAAGGCTTGACGCCTACCCGCACGAGCTTTCCGGCGGCCAGCGCCAGCGCGTGATGATCGCGATGGCGCTGGCGAACCGGCCGGAACTGCTGATCGCCGACGAGCCGACGACGGCGCTCGATGTCACCGTGCAGGCGCAAATCCTCGAACTTCTGAAGAATCTCAAGGAAGAGCACGGCATGTCCATGCTCTTCATCACCCACGACCTCGGCATCGTGCGAAAGTTCGCCGACCGGGTCTGCGTGATGACCAAGGGACAGATCGTCGAAAGCGGCCCGGTGGAGGCGATCTTCACCAATCCGCAGCATGAATACACGCGCCATCTTTTGGCCTCGGAACCGAGAGGGGCGCCCCTGCCGCCTAATGAAAGCAAGCCCGTCATCATGGAGGCCGACGACATCAAGGTCTGGTTCCCGATCAAGGCGGGCTTCATGCGCAAGGTCGTGGACCACGTGAAGGCGGTCGACGGCATCGATCTGACGCTGAAGGCCGGCCATACGCTCGGCGTGGTCGGTGAATCGGGCTCGGGCAAGACGACGCTCGGTCTGGCGCTGACGCGGCTGATCGCGTCGAAGGGCAGGATCGCCTTCATCGGCAAGGACATCGCCAGCTACACGTTCAAGGAAATGCGGCCGCTCAGGAGCCGCATGCAGATCGTCTTCCAGGACCCTTACGGATCGCTGTCGCCCCGCATGTCGGTGGCCGATATCGTCGCCGAAGGACTGGAAATCCACGAGCCGAAACTCTCCGCCGACGAGCGTGATCGTCGGGTCGCCGCCGCCCTGGAGGAGACCGGGCTCGATCCGGCCACCCGCTGGCGCTATCCGCACGAGTTTTCCGGCGGCCAGCGCCAGCGCATCGCGATCGCCCGCGCCATGGTGCTGAAGCCGGAATTCGTCATGCTGGACGAACCGACCTCGGCGCTCGACATGAGCGTGCAGGCGCAGGTCGTCGATCTCCTGCGCGACCTGCAGGCCAGGCACAATCTCGCCTATCTCTTCATCAGCCACGACCTGAAGGTCGTGCGTGCGCTTGCCAACGACATCATCGTCATGCGTGCAGGCAAGGTGGTCGAGAAGGGGCCGGCGGCGCGCATTATCGAAGCGCCCGAGATGCCCTACACAAAAGCTCTGATGGCCGCTGCCTTCGATCTCGCAGCCGTAAAATCAGACGTCATCCGCCAGTAG
- a CDS encoding extracellular solute-binding protein, producing MLHGPYRFFFGLIVAATAAACLLTPARAEDPAPQWRHGVSTVGDLKYQPGFAHFDYVNPKAPKGGTLRLSNDGTFDTFNPLLAKGEAAAGVGLVFDTLMKSSDDEVTTSYGLLAEGVSYPDDISSATYRLRAEAKWADGQSVTPEDVIFSFEKAVEHDPMLTNYYQHVTSVEKTGERDVTFHFDEKNNRELPQILGQFPVVPKHWWEGKDAAGKQRDISKTTLEPVMGSGPYKIASFSPGSAIRYELRDDYWAKDLNVNVGQNNFGRIEYSFYGDRNVEFESFRAGNVDYWFENQASRWATGYNFPAVKDGRVKREEVPNPYRATGIMQAMVPNMRKEMFQDERVRQALNYAFDFEELNKTVFYDQYKRVNSYFFGTELASSGLPEGKELEILYELKDKVPPGVFTEPYENPVGGDPGKARENLRKAVVLLKDAGYVLKGNRMVKADTGEPLSFEILLSSPTLERVAVPYANNLKRIGIDARVRTVDPAQYTNRLRSFDYDMTWFVWGQTLHPGNEQGDYWGSSSVSREGSRNYAGIADPAIDALIDRIIFAKDREELVAATRAMDRVLLAHHYVVPMYYRMAAPIAYWNRITHAAELPTYGLGFPDAWWSTEVKQD from the coding sequence ATGCTACACGGACCGTACAGGTTCTTCTTCGGCTTGATCGTTGCGGCGACGGCCGCCGCCTGCCTGCTCACCCCTGCACGCGCCGAGGATCCAGCCCCGCAATGGCGCCACGGAGTTTCGACTGTCGGCGATCTCAAGTACCAGCCCGGCTTTGCCCATTTCGACTACGTCAACCCGAAGGCGCCGAAAGGCGGTACGCTCCGGCTTTCCAACGACGGCACTTTCGATACGTTCAATCCACTGCTCGCCAAGGGCGAGGCCGCGGCGGGTGTCGGCCTCGTCTTCGACACGCTGATGAAATCGTCCGACGACGAGGTGACCACCTCCTATGGCCTGCTTGCCGAAGGCGTTTCCTATCCGGACGACATTTCCTCTGCCACCTATCGCCTGCGCGCGGAGGCGAAGTGGGCGGACGGGCAGTCGGTGACGCCCGAAGACGTGATCTTCTCCTTTGAGAAGGCGGTCGAGCATGATCCGATGCTGACCAATTACTACCAGCACGTCACGTCCGTCGAAAAGACCGGTGAGCGCGATGTGACCTTCCATTTCGATGAGAAGAACAATCGCGAGCTGCCGCAGATCCTCGGCCAGTTCCCGGTGGTGCCGAAGCACTGGTGGGAGGGCAAGGACGCCGCCGGCAAGCAGCGTGACATATCGAAGACGACGCTCGAACCGGTGATGGGCTCCGGCCCTTACAAGATCGCCTCCTTCTCGCCGGGCTCGGCGATCCGCTACGAGCTGCGCGACGACTATTGGGCCAAGGACCTGAACGTCAATGTCGGCCAGAACAACTTCGGCCGGATCGAATATTCCTTCTACGGCGACCGCAACGTCGAGTTCGAGTCCTTCCGCGCCGGCAATGTTGACTACTGGTTTGAAAACCAGGCAAGCCGATGGGCGACGGGCTACAACTTTCCGGCCGTCAAGGACGGCCGCGTGAAGCGCGAGGAGGTACCCAATCCCTATCGCGCCACCGGCATCATGCAGGCCATGGTGCCGAACATGCGCAAGGAGATGTTCCAGGACGAACGCGTCCGCCAGGCGCTGAACTATGCCTTCGATTTCGAGGAATTGAACAAGACGGTCTTTTACGACCAGTACAAGCGGGTCAACAGCTACTTCTTCGGAACCGAGCTCGCTTCATCGGGTCTGCCCGAAGGCAAGGAACTGGAGATCCTCTACGAATTGAAGGACAAGGTTCCGCCGGGTGTCTTCACCGAGCCCTATGAAAACCCTGTTGGCGGCGACCCCGGAAAGGCCCGTGAAAACCTGCGCAAGGCGGTAGTGCTCCTCAAGGACGCCGGCTATGTCCTGAAGGGCAACCGGATGGTGAAGGCGGACACCGGAGAGCCGCTATCCTTCGAGATCCTGCTCTCCAGCCCGACGCTGGAGCGCGTCGCCGTACCCTATGCCAACAATCTCAAGCGCATTGGGATCGACGCGCGCGTGCGCACCGTCGATCCCGCGCAGTATACGAACCGCCTGCGGTCCTTCGACTACGACATGACCTGGTTCGTCTGGGGGCAGACGCTGCACCCTGGTAACGAGCAGGGCGACTACTGGGGTTCGTCATCGGTCTCTCGCGAGGGATCGCGGAACTATGCCGGCATCGCCGATCCGGCGATCGACGCGCTGATCGATCGCATCATTTTCGCCAAGGACCGTGAGGAGCTCGTCGCGGCGACACGGGCCATGGATCGCGTCCTGCTAGCCCACCACTACGTGGTTCCCATGTACTACCGCATGGCGGCACCGATAGCTTACTGGAACCGGATTACCCACGCCGCGGAGCTCCCTACCTACGGGCTTGGGTTCCCCGACGCCTGGTGGTCAACCGAGGTGAAGCAGGATTGA
- a CDS encoding methylglyoxal synthase, which produces MSLPQTIALIAHDEKKDDMSDFARRNEAALRQCRIFATGTTGGRVLDACPGLNVTRLKSGPLGGDQQIGALIATGEVDMLIFFVDPLTAMPHDVDVKALMRLAIVYDIPMALNRATAELLVSTGT; this is translated from the coding sequence ATGTCTCTTCCTCAAACCATCGCCCTGATCGCGCATGACGAGAAAAAGGACGACATGTCGGACTTTGCCCGCCGCAACGAGGCGGCGCTGCGCCAATGCCGGATCTTCGCCACCGGCACGACCGGCGGTCGGGTGCTGGACGCCTGCCCGGGCCTCAACGTCACCCGGCTGAAGAGCGGACCGCTCGGCGGCGATCAGCAGATCGGTGCCCTGATTGCGACCGGTGAGGTGGACATGCTGATCTTCTTCGTCGATCCCTTGACAGCGATGCCGCATGACGTGGACGTGAAGGCCTTAATGCGGCTCGCAATCGTCTATGACATACCGATGGCATTGAACCGTGCTACGGCCGAGTTGCTGGTTTCGACCGGCACCTGA
- the dapB gene encoding 4-hydroxy-tetrahydrodipicolinate reductase, translated as MTATDMKLVVVGAGGRMGQTLIRAIHAMEGATLFAAVERPGSPFAGKDAGELAGLGPIGVKVTDRPLEAFVEAEGVLDFTAPAATVEFAGLAAQARIVHVIGTTGCSAEDDAKIAAAARHARIVKSGNMSLGVNLLGVLTEQAARALGAVDWDIEIVEMHHRHKVDAPSGTALLLGEAAARGRGIALAENAVRVRDGHTGARVAGTIGFATLRGGSVVGEHSVILAGEGELVTLSHSAADRSIFARGAVKAALWARDKKPGLYSMLDVLGLN; from the coding sequence ATGACGGCGACAGACATGAAGCTGGTCGTGGTCGGCGCGGGTGGCCGCATGGGCCAGACGCTGATCCGGGCGATCCACGCGATGGAGGGCGCAACGCTCTTTGCCGCGGTCGAACGTCCCGGCTCGCCTTTTGCCGGCAAGGACGCGGGCGAACTGGCCGGACTCGGGCCGATCGGGGTCAAGGTGACTGACCGGCCGCTCGAGGCCTTCGTCGAGGCGGAAGGCGTGCTTGACTTCACTGCGCCCGCCGCGACGGTTGAGTTCGCGGGTCTCGCGGCACAGGCCCGCATCGTGCACGTGATCGGCACGACCGGATGTTCGGCGGAGGACGATGCAAAGATCGCCGCGGCCGCCCGCCATGCCCGCATCGTCAAATCCGGCAACATGAGCCTCGGCGTCAATCTGCTCGGCGTGCTCACCGAACAGGCTGCACGCGCGCTTGGCGCGGTGGACTGGGATATCGAGATCGTCGAGATGCACCACCGCCACAAGGTCGATGCGCCTTCCGGAACCGCACTGCTGCTCGGCGAGGCGGCCGCGCGCGGCCGCGGGATCGCCCTTGCCGAAAATGCGGTGCGCGTTCGTGACGGTCATACGGGGGCGCGTGTTGCCGGCACGATCGGATTTGCCACCCTGCGCGGCGGCTCGGTCGTGGGCGAACATTCCGTTATTCTGGCCGGCGAGGGCGAACTGGTGACCCTGTCGCACAGCGCCGCCGATCGGTCGATCTTCGCGCGCGGCGCGGTGAAGGCCGCTCTTTGGGCGCGTGACAAGAAACCCGGCCTCTATTCCATGCTCGACGTGCTCGGGCTCAACTGA
- the mepA gene encoding penicillin-insensitive murein endopeptidase, with protein MSPMLKPFLLRLTGAAALAAALATPLHAEERPAKELFGAKRLPAKMEAASYGSYAKGCIAGAVAIPTDGPAWQAMRLSRNRRWGHPQMIALLERFSQDAQKLGWPGLLLGDISQPRGGPMLSGHASHQIGLDADIWFAPMPDRRLSAQERDELPFTSMLDKSKFLTVDSRRWTSTHARLVMKAASYPQVERVFVNPAIKKKLCDTWQGDRSLLGKVRPVYGHDEHFHIRMKCPQGTAGCKPQAAVPAGDGCDKSLAWWFTDEPWAKPKPKKNEKPVKPRVTTLSDLPKACAVVLAGAAPSSEQEVTYGGGKALAFSRQETADNGIAAVIAADAAAEPAGLIPVPMPRPSLQ; from the coding sequence ATGTCTCCCATGCTCAAGCCCTTCCTTCTCCGCCTGACAGGTGCAGCTGCACTGGCCGCAGCACTTGCCACCCCTTTGCATGCCGAGGAGCGGCCGGCCAAGGAACTGTTCGGGGCCAAGCGCCTGCCGGCCAAGATGGAAGCCGCTTCCTACGGCTCCTACGCCAAGGGTTGCATTGCCGGGGCGGTGGCGATTCCGACGGACGGACCGGCCTGGCAGGCGATGCGACTGTCGCGCAACCGGCGCTGGGGCCATCCCCAGATGATCGCGCTCCTTGAACGGTTCTCGCAGGATGCGCAGAAGCTTGGCTGGCCGGGACTGCTGCTGGGCGACATTTCCCAGCCGCGCGGCGGGCCGATGCTGTCGGGCCATGCCTCGCATCAGATCGGCCTCGATGCCGACATCTGGTTCGCGCCGATGCCCGATCGACGGCTTTCGGCGCAGGAGCGCGACGAACTGCCCTTCACCTCCATGCTCGACAAGAGCAAATTCCTTACCGTCGATTCGCGCCGATGGACCTCCACCCACGCCCGGCTCGTCATGAAGGCGGCGAGCTATCCGCAGGTCGAGCGGGTTTTCGTCAATCCAGCGATCAAGAAGAAGCTCTGCGATACCTGGCAGGGAGACCGCTCGCTGCTCGGCAAGGTGCGGCCGGTCTACGGTCATGACGAGCATTTCCACATTCGCATGAAATGTCCTCAAGGTACTGCCGGCTGCAAGCCACAGGCGGCGGTGCCGGCTGGCGACGGCTGCGACAAGTCGCTCGCCTGGTGGTTCACCGACGAACCCTGGGCCAAGCCGAAACCGAAGAAAAACGAGAAGCCGGTCAAGCCGCGCGTCACGACCTTGTCCGACCTTCCGAAGGCGTGCGCCGTCGTGCTTGCCGGTGCGGCGCCTTCCTCGGAGCAAGAGGTTACCTATGGCGGCGGCAAAGCCCTCGCTTTCAGCCGGCAGGAAACCGCCGACAATGGCATTGCGGCCGTGATCGCCGCCGATGCGGCGGCCGAGCCGGCTGGTCTCATCCCCGTGCCCATGCCGCGCCCATCGCTGCAGTAG